In one Thermaerobacter sp. PB12/4term genomic region, the following are encoded:
- the sigH gene encoding RNA polymerase sporulation sigma factor SigH, which yields METVNAQAHASSLVDRDLDRMEDEEIVEIARQGNPEALEYLIGKYKNFVRSKARSYFLVGADREDIIQEGMIGLYKAIRDFRSDKLSSFRAFAELCITRQIITAIKTATRQKHIPLNSYVSLNKPIYDEDSDRTLLDIISGSRVTDPEELFISREEFGDIEQKMGEILSELEWRVLIAYLDGKSYQEIADELNRHVKSIDNALQRVKRKLERYIESRNQQLDQPARA from the coding sequence ATGGAGACGGTGAACGCCCAGGCGCATGCGTCTTCACTGGTAGATCGGGATCTGGACCGGATGGAAGATGAAGAAATCGTCGAAATCGCCCGGCAGGGAAACCCGGAGGCGCTGGAATACCTCATCGGAAAGTACAAGAATTTCGTCCGCTCCAAAGCGCGCTCCTATTTTCTGGTGGGCGCCGACCGGGAAGACATCATCCAGGAGGGCATGATTGGGCTTTACAAGGCCATCCGTGATTTTCGCAGCGATAAGCTGTCGTCCTTCAGGGCCTTTGCTGAGCTTTGCATTACGCGCCAGATCATTACGGCCATCAAAACGGCCACGCGCCAGAAGCATATTCCCTTGAATTCTTATGTATCGCTCAATAAACCCATCTATGACGAGGATTCGGACCGAACCTTGCTGGATATCATCTCTGGCTCGCGGGTGACGGATCCGGAGGAGCTGTTCATCAGCCGGGAAGAGTTTGGCGACATCGAGCAGAAGATGGGCGAAATCCTGAGCGAGCTGGAGTGGCGCGTGCTCATCGCCTACCTGGATGGCAAATCGTATCAGGAGATTGCCGATGAGCTCAACCGGCACGTCAAGTCCATCGATAACGCCCTCCAGCGGGTCAAGCGGAAGCTGGAGCGCTATATCGAATCGCGCAATCAGCAGCTGGACCAGCCGGCCCGGGCTTGA
- the rlmB gene encoding 23S rRNA (guanosine(2251)-2'-O)-methyltransferase RlmB, which yields MEGRQPVLELLRSGHPVRHVWVAAGRRGSALAELEALARRRGVRVTEIDLAELQRRAQTEGHQGVIALAAPLPQPDPLDLLEVAARRREPPLLVICAGIQDPHNLGAVFRSAEAAGAHGAVVPVHRSAPLGPTAFKSSAGALVHLAVAQVANLNQVVRRFKEQGVWVVAADPGGAQPYDQWDWTQPTALVLGSEGRGIPPLLLRQCDGRVFIPMAGKVASLNVSVAAGILLFEAARQRRQRGAAPGGTGGSGPAGGSGTHPHP from the coding sequence GTGGAAGGGCGGCAGCCGGTGCTGGAGCTCCTGCGCAGCGGCCATCCCGTCCGGCACGTCTGGGTGGCCGCCGGGCGGCGGGGCTCGGCCCTGGCGGAGCTGGAGGCGCTGGCCCGCCGCCGGGGCGTACGGGTCACGGAGATCGATCTGGCGGAACTGCAGCGGCGCGCCCAGACCGAGGGGCACCAGGGGGTCATCGCCCTGGCGGCCCCCTTGCCGCAACCGGACCCACTGGATCTGCTGGAGGTGGCCGCCCGGCGGCGGGAGCCTCCTTTGCTGGTGATCTGCGCCGGGATCCAGGACCCGCACAATCTGGGTGCCGTCTTCCGCTCGGCGGAGGCGGCGGGGGCCCACGGCGCGGTGGTCCCGGTCCATCGCAGCGCGCCGCTGGGGCCCACGGCGTTCAAGAGCTCTGCCGGTGCTCTGGTGCACCTGGCGGTTGCCCAGGTGGCCAACCTCAATCAGGTGGTCCGCCGGTTCAAAGAACAAGGGGTCTGGGTGGTGGCGGCCGACCCGGGAGGGGCCCAGCCCTATGACCAGTGGGACTGGACCCAGCCCACGGCGCTGGTCCTGGGCAGCGAGGGCCGGGGCATCCCCCCGCTGCTGCTCCGCCAGTGCGACGGCCGGGTCTTCATCCCCATGGCCGGGAAGGTGGCGTCCCTCAACGTATCGGTGGCCGCGGGCATCCTGCTATTCGAGGCGGCGCGCCAGCGCCGGCAGCGCGGCGCGGCTCCCGGCGGAACCGGCGGCAGCGGTCCGGCAGGGGGAAGCGGGACCCACCCGCATCCTTGA